The nucleotide window AATGCTTTTGCCAGGACCGGACAATTCGGTGCCAGTTTTCCAATGTTTGGGTTTGAAAGACGGGGAGCCCCTGTCACAGCTTTTGGAAGATTTTCAGACAAACCTGTACGGGAAAAAACACAGATTTATAATCCTGATATTATCGTGGTGCTTGATCCCAGCCAGAGAAATTCCGAAGCTGTTTTTCAAGGTTTGCTGCCAGGCGGAATGATGCTGTTGAATGATCCGGATAACACGGTAACTTTTTCCAATGACAATCTTAAAAAACTGGCAATTATTGATGCCAATAAAATTGCCTTGGAAGAGATCGGTCTTGCCATACCCAATACGGTAATCGTAGGTGCATTTGCCAGGATGTCGGGTCTGCTGGACATTGAACCGTGTTGTGAAGCCCTGGAAGATTATTTTTCAGGTAAAAAGCTTGCGGCCAATATCGTTTGTGCCAAAAGAGGGTTTGACGAAGTGGAATTATTTGACCTTTAAATGATCAATAGTTGTGAAGGGTCAATCATAGGGATAACTTTAATATCTATAAAGGAGCCGTTATGCCAAGATGGGGAATGGTAATTGACGTAAAAAGATGTATCGCCTGCTGGGGTTGTACAATCGCATGTAAAGAGGAACATTTTCTTCCTCCGGGAGTATTCTTTAACAGGGTACTTATTGGAGAAACCGGGAAATTCCCGTCATCCAGCAAGTTGATCTATCCGATTCTCTGCAATCATTGTACTGATGCGGCATGTGTGGAAGCGTGTCCTACCGGAGCGACCTACATAAGAGAGGACGGGATTGTTGCGGTTGATGATGAAAAATGCGTCGGCTGCAGAGCGTGTCTTGTCAGCTGTCCGTATCAGCAGAGAACATATTATGATCAAAAAGTAAAAGACAAGGAATATTTTCCCGGACAGGGTAAAACCGAGATGGAACTGATCGGGGAAAAATTATATCCTTTTAAAGTGGGAACCGTTATTAAATGCAATTTCTGCTCAGAACGTATTGACGAAGGGCTTAAAAAAGGCCTGACACCTGGCAAAGACGAAGATGCTTCGCCTGCCTGCGTTAATATCTGTCCGGTCGGCGCAAGAATTTTCGGTGATCTGGATGATCCCAACAGTGAGATC belongs to Desulfobacula toluolica Tol2 and includes:
- a CDS encoding 4Fe-4S dicluster domain-containing protein translates to MPRWGMVIDVKRCIACWGCTIACKEEHFLPPGVFFNRVLIGETGKFPSSSKLIYPILCNHCTDAACVEACPTGATYIREDGIVAVDDEKCVGCRACLVSCPYQQRTYYDQKVKDKEYFPGQGKTEMELIGEKLYPFKVGTVIKCNFCSERIDEGLKKGLTPGKDEDASPACVNICPVGARIFGDLDDPNSEISRLIMEKKGKQLRKEFGTEPAVYYID
- a CDS encoding 2-oxoacid:acceptor oxidoreductase family protein, with the translated sequence MSEVRFHGRGGQGVVTTSKILANAFARTGQFGASFPMFGFERRGAPVTAFGRFSDKPVREKTQIYNPDIIVVLDPSQRNSEAVFQGLLPGGMMLLNDPDNTVTFSNDNLKKLAIIDANKIALEEIGLAIPNTVIVGAFARMSGLLDIEPCCEALEDYFSGKKLAANIVCAKRGFDEVELFDL